From one Babesia bovis T2Bo chromosome 3, whole genome shotgun sequence genomic stretch:
- a CDS encoding Structure-specific recognition protein (SSRP1) family protein produces MTTASAVLVYAGIRRPDSIDSGAFKVSTELFGWKNKRTGEVIQHKRSDLNSISIINIGGGMYQVRFDMNASKGYEILRFSGFSEKAVDELKQHFDEHFKISPEVGSVAHTGWHWGVYGFENDTFKLTIDDNAGIDIDAKDVTQVTVPTKTDLAVEFKQNKGYINGDELMEIRFCIPNKPDVDDNELALEDLKQTFLLKAGLDELKSETLAFLTDVPLIVPRGRFEIEFSRKHIKYHGKSYDYTMFFTNISRMFLVPKPNSPHINFIIGLHQPMRQGQTRYPFVVMQFDAEEDIELEINMPEEDLESMKLEKVMTGKTFNVVTKLFGTLVNKPIVVPGEFKSEKEEAGFSCTYKATSGYMFPLNRSLLFIVKPVIFIRFDEIISVEFSRTGVSTQNRFFAFSISTKNGQEYEFTNVDRAEFEPLSKYLASRDVKIKRLDEQDASAMYRASQLEEEGDDDDEEDEDFEDDGESDDDDESEEEDEGSN; encoded by the exons ATGACGACAGCCAGCGCAGTATTAGTTTACGCTGGTATCAGAAGACCTGATTCAATTGATTCT gGTGCGTTCAAGGTGTCTACTGAGTTGTTTGGATGGAAGAACAAGAGGACTGGTGAAGTCATCCAGCACAAGCGCAGCGATTTGAACAGTATCTCCATCATCAATATAGGAGGAG GCATGTACCAAGTTCGTTTTGACATGAATGCTTCAAAAGGTTATGAAATCTTGAGGTTTTCTGGGTTTTCGGAAAAGGCTGTCGATGAACTGAAGCAACACTTTGATgaacattttaaaatatcacCAGAAGTGGGCTCTGTGGCCCACACGGGATGGCATTGGGGAGTTTACGGCTTTGAAAATGACACATTTAAATTAACAATCGATGATAATGCCGGTATCGACATAGACGCAAAGGATGTAACACAAGTCACGGTGCCTACCAAGACTGACCTTGCTGTAGAATTCAAGCAAAACAAGGGATACATCAACGGAGATGAACTCATGGAAATACGTTTCTGCATACCTAACAAGCCAGATGTTGACGATAATGAACTGGCTTTAGAAGATCTTAAACAG ACCTTCCTGCTCAAAGCAGGTTTGGACGAACTCAAGTCCGAGACATTGGCGTTCCTTACAGATGTACCTCTTATCGTACCAAGAGGAAGATTCGAAATCGAGTTCTCACGCAAACATATCAAATACCATGGAAAGAGTTACGACTACACCATGTTCTTCACCAATATTTCTCGCATGTTTCTTGTTCCTAAACCTAACAGCCCACATATCAACTTTATCATTGGGTTGCACCAGCCAATGAGGCAGGGTCAAACGAGGTACCCTTTCGTTGTAATGCAGTTTGACGCCGAAGAAGATATTGAACTAGAAATAAACATGCCCGAGGAGGACCTCGAATCAATGAAGCTTGAGAAGGTAATGACCGGTAAAACGTTCAACGTTGTCACCAAATTATTTGGCACTTTGGTAAACAAACCCATCGTGGTTCCCGGAGAATTCAAATCAGAAAAGGAAGAAGCG GGTTTCTCATGTACATACAAAGCTACAAGCGGATACATGTTCCCGCTCAACAGATCGCTGCTTTTTATTGTCAAACctgttatattcattag ATTCGATGAGATTATATCTGTTGAATTCAGCAGGACCGGTGTTTCTACACAAAACAGATTCTTCGCTTTCAGCATTTCGACTAAGAATGGTCAAGAATACGAGTTCACCAATGTAGACCGTGCCGAGTTCGAGCCCTTGTCTAAGTACCTAGCCTCAAGAGATGTTAAGATCAAGAGGCTTGATGAGCAAGATGCATCAGCTATGTACAGAGCATCACAGTTAGAAGAAGAAGGtgatgatgacgatgaagaagatgagGACTTTGAAGACGATGGAG AATCCGACGACGACGATGAATCTGAAGAAGAAGACGAAGGTTCAAATTAA
- a CDS encoding putative 60S ribosomal protein L10a, with amino-acid sequence MSKLTVETLNEAISAILTQSQEKKRNFVETVELQISLKDYDTQRDKRFSGTVVLQNVPRERMKICVFGDQVHCDQAKSLGIDYIDLEGLKKFNRNKTLVKKLANKYGAFLASQTLLPQIPRFLGPGLNKAGKFPTQLTHNDNMEEKVREIKSSVKFQLKKVLCMGVAVGNVEMTHEQLRANIVLAINYLVSLLKKNWHNVRGLTVKSTMGKPFRIYG; translated from the exons ATGAG TAAACTAACCGTCGAAACGCTCAACGAAGCCATCTCGGCAATCTTGACGCAGTCCCAGGAGAAGAAGAGGAACTTTGTCGAGACTGTAGAGCTTCAAATCT CCCTTAAGGATTACGATACCCAGAGGGACAAACGTTTCAGTGGTACTGTCGTCCTTCAGAATGTACCACGTGAGCGTATGAAGATTTGTGTTTTCGGTGACCAGGTGCACTGTGACCAGGCCAAGAGCTTAGGTATTGATTACATTGACCTTGAGGGTCTCAAGAAGTTCAACAGGAACAAAACTTTGGTCAAGAAGTTGGCCAACAAATATGGTGCTTTCCTTGCGTCACAAACTCTTCTTCCACAAATTCCCAGGTTCCTCGGTCCCGGATTGAACAAGGCTGGTAAATTCCCTACTCAACTTACCCACAACGACAACATGGAGGAAAAGGTCAGGGAAATCAAATCAAGTGTTAAGTTCCAATTGAAGAAAGTGCTTTGCATGGGTGTCGCCGTTGGAAATGTTGAGATGACACACGAACAACTCAGAGCCAACATTGTTCTTGCCATCAACTACTTGGTCAGCCTTCTTAAGAAGAACTGGCACAACGTGCGCGGTCTTACCGTTAAGAGCACTATGGGTAAACCTTTTAGGATTTACGGCTGA
- a CDS encoding Leucine carboxyl methyltransferase family protein has protein sequence MVGNFSDDLDESLDTSEHALRFKWSAVNAGYVQDDFINYFVTDRNRGPSYNIIHFLRIASVRLAIQTFIEQFPNEKVQVVNLGCGFDTIALWILQQYKHVTCFDIDLPNLLQRKAQMMRNAEEIMNLFLGYNDIEEEYIVTENYKMVPIDLNNIEELETLPNKYGLQIDQPTVFLSELVLVYLSVEQSNKIIKFASNLVIKPSCFIYWEQARMDDPMGQMILQRFQALGYELQGPSVYKTIESQIKRYTELGWQKVVVMDMTTFYNELVADNEKQRIRKLECLDDVEEIAMVCSHYVIGICGKQPEEYMSLFDSFTKETTRGTTKTYTTEEMLEMIKNGTLSQMQPAPLKTDGI, from the exons ATGGTTGGTAATTTTAGTGACGACCTTGACGAGAGTCTTGACACTAGTGAACACGCATTGCGTTTCAAGTG GTCAGCTGTAAACGCCGGTTATGTTCAAGATGACTTCATTAATTACTTTGTTACGGATAGAAATCGAGGTCCCTCCTATAACATAA TCCACTTTCTGCGCATCGCATCTGTGAGATTAGCAATACAGACATTTATTGAGCAGTTTCCCAATGAGAAGGTTCAGGTTGTAAACCTCGGTTGTGGATTTGATACGATCGCATTATGGATTCTACAGCAATACAAACATGTTACGTGTTTCGACATAGACCTTCCCAACTTGCTCCAACGAAAAGCTCAAATGATGCGAAATGCAGAAGAGATCATGAATCTGTTTCTTGGATATAATGATATCGAGGAAGAATATATCGTCACTGAGAACTATAAAATG GTACCGATCGATTTGAACAATATTGAAGAATTGGAGACTTTGCCAAACAAATACGGCCTGCAGATAGA CCAGCCCACAGTCTTCCTGAGCGAATTAGTTCTTGTGTATCTATCCGTTGAACAGAGTAACAAG ATAATTAAATTTGCAAGTAACTTGGTAATAAAGCCTTCCTGTTTTATTTACTGGGAACAA GCCAGAATGGATGATCCAATGGGACAAATGATTTTACAAAGGTTTCAG GCACTTGGTTATGAACTACAAGGCCCAAGTGTGTACAAGACCATAGAGAGCCAGATTAAAAG ATATACTGAACTAGGCTGGCAGAAGGTTGTTGTAATGGACATGACTACGTTTTACAATGAACTTGTTGCAGATAACGAAAAACAACGAATTAGA AAACTAGAATGTCTAGATGATGTAGAAGAAATTGCCATGGTGTGTAGCCACTACGTTATTGGTATATGTGGAAAACAACCGGAAGAGTACATGTCTTTGTTTGACagtttcacaaaagaaACTACTCGAGGAACCACGAAAACCTACACCACCGAAGAAATGTTAGAAATGATCAAAAATGGGACACTTTCTCAAATGCAGCCAGCACCCCTGAAAACAGATGGTATATAG